Sequence from the Pirellulales bacterium genome:
CTGGCCGATGTGTACGGCACGCACTGGAGCACCACGGGCGAGGCGGTGCCCGACGCCGCCACCCCCGACGAAGCGGTGTATCTGCCAGGCCGCAATGCGCTGCTGTTGATCAAGGCGGTATTGTGGTGCCAGTTGCACGACGTGCCGCGGCTCGCGCTTGCGCCCTTGGCCTCGAACCCTTTCCCCGACGCCACGGACAAGTTCTTTGCCGCTTACGAGCAAGCGCTCAATCTGGCGACTGGCGGGCAGGTTCATATCGAACGCCCCTTCGCCCAGATGACCAAACGCCAGGT
This genomic interval carries:
- a CDS encoding 7-cyano-7-deazaguanine synthase, producing the protein MTGSKDAADVGVLVSGGLDSAILLAHLLDQEQSVQPFYVRSHLAWEGTELAWLRRYLAAVARPALAPLVILDLPLADVYGTHWSTTGEAVPDAATPDEAVYLPGRNALLLIKAVLWCQLHDVPRLALAPLASNPFPDATDKFFAAYEQALNLATGGQVHIERPFAQMTKRQV